The nucleotide sequence ACCCCGCCCGCTCTCTCACGGCACTGCACCAGGGGCTGATGCTCGCGCAAAACAGCGGTAACCACTTCATTGAGTCCCAGCTAGCCGCCGTCCTGTGCCGCGTCGAGGCCGAACACGGGAACCCGCTAGCTGCCCTCGATTACTTCAGATTGGCCATCAACAACCATTACGAGTCGGGCAACACCACGCTGATCAGCACGCCACTGGCCGTGCTGACCGCATTTTTTGATCAACTCGGACGCCGCGAGGCTGCGGCCACCATCGCCGGTTTCGCGTTCGGTCCAGTCACCATGTCATCGTTCCCTGAACTCAGCAGCACGATCACGCACCTCCGCGACGTTTTGGGCAACGCCGCTTACGAAACGCTCGCTCAGGCCGGCGCTCAGATGACCACCGCCGCCATGGCGAACTATGCATTCGACCAAATCGACCAAACCCGAATGGAACTCGAACAGGCCAGATGAACATTTTCAGACGACTAGGGGTAATCCCATACACCACAGGGACTGGGTAGCGGTCAGCCCGCCGCCGTGACCGTTCGGGTTTGCCCCAGTTTCATATCGTGGCACCGGCCGAAACGCACGCACTAGGGATTCCGCAACTTCGCGAGCCCCGCGAAAAAATAGCGACTGCCTAGAAATACGGTTGCCGCCACCCCTCCTCAGGTGACTGTAGTGACCGAAGTTACTGGTGTGGCAATTCCAAGAATGCTTCAAGGATCCTTACAGCCATCGGCGAAAGCGTGTGGTTATTGGCCGCGACGCGACCATCTTCACGACAGAGGACACCGAGATGACCAACACCGCCCACCACCCGGCGCCCACGATCCGCGACGCGCTCGCGGGGCTGACCCCGCTGCTCGACATGCTGGCCGCAGTGGCCCTGCGTGGCGAGGTGCCCGGTCCCGAGTTGCTGGCGCGCGTCGCCCAGGCTGGGCCGGCGCTCGCCGAGGTGGCACCATCCCCCAATCCCGGGGAGCCGTACTCCCGCTCCATCCTGCGTGCTGACGACGAGGTCGAGATCATGCTCGCTCGCTGGCGTCCGGGACACAGTTGCGCCCCCCACGACCACGGCGGAGCGGGCGGGTTCGTGATCCCCGTCGAGGGCACCTTCGTGGAGCGCCGGTACGGCTGGAATGGGGAGGAACTCATCGTGGCCGAACTGGCCAATCGGCCCGAGGGCGTGCCGATTCGCGTGGCGTCCGAGGACATCCATGACATGACCGCCGGCGAGCGTGGACTGACGCTGCACTTCTACACCCCGCCGGCGTCGAGCATGCGGGTCTTCGACCTGCAGCGCGCCGAGGTACTGGAGCTGGTGGGTAACTACGGCGCATGGATCCCGGCGGGAGACCACCCCCGCGTTCCGTTCGCCCGCGTCGCGCCCAAAACCCTAGCGCGACCGGTGATCTGGGTGGCTCACACCACCCACTACCGCGGCGGTTCGGCCGAGTTCGCGATCGCGGCGGACACCATGGCCCGCGAGCTGGCCGCGGCGCATCCCGACGCCGACGTGGTCGTCTCGGCCCTGCAACACAAGGCCGACTTCAGCGCCGCGCTGGCCGGGTTCGCCGACTCCGGCCGACCGCTTCGCGAATTGCACCTGATCAGCCATGCCGGCATGTACGGGCCGATGTTCGGCTCGACGGACTGGCCCGAGCAGTTCTCCCCGCACGAATGGCGGGAAATGGCAATACCTTTCGCTGTTGACGGGCGAGCGTATTTCCACGCCTGCCGGACGGCCCGCTGGTTTGCGCCCTTCTTCGCCGAAGTGTTCGGCGTCGTCACCTACGGCAACTACAACTACACCACCGTGTCCGCCCGCAAAGACCGGTTCGCCTGGGCGGGCCGCAATCCGACGAACCGTAGGAGTCTGTA is from Mycobacterium conspicuum and encodes:
- a CDS encoding methyltransferase domain-containing protein is translated as MTNTAHHPAPTIRDALAGLTPLLDMLAAVALRGEVPGPELLARVAQAGPALAEVAPSPNPGEPYSRSILRADDEVEIMLARWRPGHSCAPHDHGGAGGFVIPVEGTFVERRYGWNGEELIVAELANRPEGVPIRVASEDIHDMTAGERGLTLHFYTPPASSMRVFDLQRAEVLELVGNYGAWIPAGDHPRVPFARVAPKTLARPVIWVAHTTHYRGGSAEFAIAADTMARELAAAHPDADVVVSALQHKADFSAALAGFADSGRPLRELHLISHAGMYGPMFGSTDWPEQFSPHEWREMAIPFAVDGRAYFHACRTARWFAPFFAEVFGVVTYGNYNYTTVSARKDRFAWAGRNPTNRRSLYMIAAPGKKSHGLSGSVRKYVGRAAEPMVQCAPAAAHTERSYDRVAELYDRAYTDIRVRADEWEWVAERAARARAALGRPLRVLEIGCGNGALLRALDDNGVIDFGIGADSSAGMLDRARERNRDRNRLRFLKVNGPALDIPDNHVDVVISFLSFRYLDWDPVMAEIRRVLAPGGRLWVVDMVEHPVRVREFGVLARSALAHLWSRRSHPQFAKDLAALTSHPDWQEMLRHNPIRAEHEYRWYFESRFPGAGLKTLTTTMAARVVAFDSGPLPKGRTAPLSYP